A window from Solirubrobacterales bacterium encodes these proteins:
- a CDS encoding HD domain-containing protein, with translation MTQTQEKVTAFRTDERSLSTAIAEIDIHVPTRGNRKLDRLIENANADAQLKAWWVVADVNATKRLGMSDHGWVHIQVVSNIALRILRLLAKRGVEPSVFKDFGMDRRDAEVIVVAGAMLHDVGMSIHRADHEAYSLFLAADKLDHLLDGIYDEPERSVIAAEIQHAIIGHRRNGTPLTIEAGVVRVADALDMAAGRSRVPFEAGQKNIHALSAAAIDGVSISAGAVKPVRIEITMNNSAGIFQIDELLGNKLKGSGIERYVEVAARVDREHEARLLPDVTF, from the coding sequence ATGACACAGACACAAGAAAAAGTAACTGCGTTCAGGACCGATGAACGCTCACTCTCCACGGCTATCGCCGAAATCGACATTCACGTCCCGACCAGGGGCAACCGCAAGCTCGATCGGCTGATCGAGAACGCCAACGCCGACGCGCAGCTGAAGGCCTGGTGGGTCGTCGCCGACGTCAACGCGACCAAGCGCCTCGGGATGTCCGACCATGGCTGGGTTCACATCCAGGTCGTCAGCAACATCGCGCTGCGCATCCTTCGCCTGCTGGCCAAGCGCGGAGTCGAGCCCTCGGTCTTCAAAGACTTTGGGATGGACCGCCGCGACGCCGAGGTGATCGTCGTCGCCGGCGCGATGCTTCACGACGTTGGCATGAGCATCCACCGCGCCGACCACGAGGCCTACAGTCTCTTCCTGGCGGCCGACAAACTCGACCATTTGCTTGACGGGATCTACGACGAGCCCGAGCGCTCGGTGATTGCCGCAGAGATCCAGCACGCGATCATCGGCCACCGCCGCAACGGCACTCCGTTGACGATCGAGGCAGGCGTGGTCCGGGTGGCCGATGCGCTCGACATGGCCGCAGGCCGCTCGCGCGTGCCATTCGAGGCAGGACAGAAAAACATCCACGCGCTCAGCGCTGCGGCGATCGATGGCGTGAGCATCTCGGCCGGTGCGGTGAAGCCGGTGCGAATCGAGATCACGATGAACAACTCCGCCGGAATATTCCAGATCGACGAGTTGCTCGGGAACAAGCTCAAGGGGTCTGGGATCGAGCGCTACGTCGAGGTCGCGGCACGTGTTGACCGCGAGCACGAAGCACGCTTGTTGCCCGACGTGACTTTCTAG
- a CDS encoding GNAT family N-acetyltransferase: protein MTTDPTPVQEISSEHPIDLQVVGENYMLRLAVQDDAEQLFKLGEDPAVTRFFSWGPYTSIEQPQKYIEDLQAKRDNGSLLEFVIVERETDAIVGVTGLTEFSGRDRRAVVGSWLGHKHWGTGVNVASKSLVLGLGFRHLGLERISSYSHVRNGRSKAALERIGFVAEGILHAWHWHHGEAQDVNIHCLLREIYERSEIGADEIEITGSVPPAFLP, encoded by the coding sequence ATGACCACCGATCCCACACCCGTACAAGAGATCTCGAGCGAACACCCAATCGACCTGCAGGTCGTGGGCGAGAACTACATGCTTCGCCTGGCCGTCCAGGACGACGCCGAGCAGCTCTTCAAGCTCGGCGAGGACCCGGCCGTGACGCGCTTTTTCAGCTGGGGTCCGTACACATCGATCGAACAGCCTCAGAAGTACATCGAGGACCTTCAGGCCAAGCGCGACAACGGTTCCCTGCTGGAGTTCGTGATCGTCGAGCGTGAGACCGATGCGATCGTCGGAGTGACGGGCCTCACTGAGTTTTCCGGGCGCGATCGCCGCGCAGTCGTCGGATCCTGGCTCGGCCACAAGCACTGGGGCACAGGCGTGAACGTCGCATCAAAGTCTCTTGTCCTGGGCCTCGGCTTTCGTCACCTTGGCCTCGAACGCATCAGCTCCTACAGCCACGTACGCAACGGTCGCTCAAAGGCCGCGCTCGAGCGCATCGGCTTTGTCGCCGAGGGCATTCTCCACGCATGGCACTGGCACCACGGCGAGGCGCAGGATGTGAACATCCACTGCCTGCTTCGCGAGATCTACGAGCGCTCGGAGATCGGCGCCGACGAGATCGAGATCACCGGCAGCGTGCCGCCCGCCTTCCTGCCGTGA
- a CDS encoding metallophosphoesterase family protein, giving the protein MIALLYDIHGNDIALAAVIEDAQAAGADAWLLGGDYCLLGAQPAAVLDRLETLPADTVWLRGNTERWIAHPEAADIPIDSIRDAALFVQGAIGRGSVRELAALPDTVSDVPFDGAATTVFCHASPGSDMAGFTDQSADTDGERAESEFEANTIVCGHTHLQFAREVGVIEVVNPGSVGMPFDGDRRAAYALLAPDGSFDL; this is encoded by the coding sequence ATGATTGCCCTCTTGTACGACATCCACGGGAACGACATCGCGCTTGCCGCGGTGATCGAGGACGCGCAGGCGGCTGGCGCAGACGCGTGGCTGCTCGGCGGTGACTACTGCCTGTTGGGCGCGCAGCCCGCCGCGGTGCTCGACCGCCTGGAGACGCTTCCGGCAGACACCGTTTGGCTGCGCGGAAACACCGAGCGTTGGATTGCGCACCCAGAGGCGGCCGACATCCCGATCGATTCGATCCGCGATGCCGCGCTCTTTGTGCAGGGCGCGATCGGACGTGGCTCGGTGCGCGAGCTCGCCGCACTACCCGACACGGTTTCAGATGTTCCCTTCGACGGCGCCGCGACGACCGTCTTCTGTCACGCCTCTCCAGGCTCCGACATGGCCGGTTTCACCGACCAGTCCGCAGACACTGACGGCGAGCGGGCAGAAAGCGAGTTCGAGGCGAACACAATCGTCTGCGGCCACACGCATCTCCAGTTTGCGCGCGAAGTTGGCGTGATCGAGGTGGTGAACCCGGGTAGCGTGGGCATGCCATTCGACGGCGATCGCCGAGCAGCGTATGCGTTGCTTGCGCCGGATGGCTCATTCGATCTGTGA
- a CDS encoding M48 family metallopeptidase: protein MGIDAPASYAGEGFDYSLRRSTRAKNIRITVGTDGVVLTLPGRTAERHGHEFIRERSDWIAKTLAKIEAADEIVASRSLADGSTVPFIGWDLTLRLLDGPSGRVTLKPASAELWVRVPDTKCETVAAALERWYRRQAKEVFTERLDAVVERNGTSYERVAIRDQKTRWGSFSSSGTISFNWRLLLAPESVMDYVIEHEAAHIEVRDHSKNFWALMDARVEDWRDSRLWLKRHGGTLRLV from the coding sequence GTGGGAATAGACGCCCCGGCGAGCTATGCGGGCGAGGGTTTCGACTACTCGCTTCGGCGCTCCACCCGCGCCAAGAACATCCGCATCACCGTTGGCACCGATGGCGTCGTGCTTACGCTGCCGGGGCGCACAGCTGAACGGCACGGCCACGAGTTCATTCGCGAGCGCAGCGATTGGATCGCCAAGACGCTCGCGAAGATCGAAGCCGCCGACGAGATCGTGGCCTCGAGATCGCTCGCAGACGGATCGACGGTGCCGTTCATCGGCTGGGACCTGACGCTGCGATTGCTGGACGGCCCATCCGGCCGAGTGACGCTCAAACCGGCCTCGGCCGAGCTCTGGGTCCGCGTGCCCGACACCAAGTGCGAGACGGTCGCTGCGGCGCTCGAACGCTGGTACCGACGCCAGGCCAAGGAAGTCTTCACCGAGCGGCTGGACGCCGTCGTGGAACGCAACGGAACTTCATACGAACGAGTGGCGATTCGCGACCAGAAGACGCGATGGGGGAGCTTTTCATCGAGCGGGACGATCAGCTTCAACTGGCGGCTGCTGCTGGCCCCGGAGTCGGTGATGGACTACGTGATCGAGCACGAGGCCGCGCACATCGAAGTGCGCGACCACTCGAAGAACTTCTGGGCACTGATGGACGCGCGGGTCGAGGACTGGCGCGATTCGCGGTTGTGGCTAAAGCGCCACGGCGGCACGCTGCGACTCGTCTAG